A single region of the Saprospiraceae bacterium genome encodes:
- a CDS encoding T9SS type A sorting domain-containing protein, translating to MKTYYPLILLLSLVSVTTLFAQSSCDLLSGNINLGGTAHDPGFQENDPVDMTATLSNGNFVVAWETRDGVDGDASGAYFRLFKEDGTSLTNASIPYNDINAAGTGDQGIGGPKVVALTNGFVIGWESENGPGDTGAANDEQQDVFIRVYNNDGNPVSGSTRISVAAQEDHLMYILPLSAGGFVVLIRIDEDNTGNNDDFFIQVFNATGNAVGGLINVSGGVHDGSFQSTDAAQAMVELSNGSFAVAWEAREAADGDGDGAFFRIFKTDATPVTAVITPYSDINANGTGDQGTPGPKLISLANGDFVVGWDSEQGPGDVGPGNDDDHDVYFRVYKTDGTPVSGTTKANSDNAAEEEKLRGLIALTGGNFAVLYDADEDETGNLDDYFVRTFTPAGVAAGSSVEISGGAHINFFSTIQPNEQGFAALNNGNFVVGWAARDGADGDQSGIYYRVFNATGAAVSAVTMPYADINANGTGDQSSSGPVIKTLPDGFAIAWTSGEGPGDVGPGGDDNKDVYHRVIKNDGSPFCGTTKTNTDNVAGEDILETIQPLNNGNFVLIYRDDEDVENKDDFFARVIGGAPLSAVCPTIGEMTITPACEGAPYTITVSGLENMAKVDNNERDYGITFHALLSLGGDIYETPDFFVIGTVPFSALTNGGTTATFTPPFIDDLNLLIVARLDAVPAAANCRPQTSLTRVIENKPFIQLAAPPHSCVDAGVQMGLGSASPAGGVFSGPGITDGGNGTYSLDPAAAGVGMHQLTYTVTSALCGANFETRDFEIFAKPTVAFAAPANLCFDAGLQTGLGSGTPAGGVYAGTGVTDGGNGMTYSFDPVVAGVGSHTIAYTYTDGNGCSAMASGVVEVFAMPAVTFIALNDLKVDAGAQTGLSGGTPAGGSTTGDMGVYSGPGVTDGGNGMTYAFDPAVAGIGVHTITYTYTDGNGCMAVASDAVEVLPGGLVITPIDNINDLNADGTGISVGQEVAIQGVVHCSDFLESAEIQFYVLETNGDGIGVYAAQTLNDYVPMEGDEVIIEGNISQFNGSLEITPTNITLVSQNNDLVTPVVVNALTEPLENKLVTLEINDANSQTVQLFTFNGGFFLELPSASQGTLGVRVWNSTGISAEFLANYASRTDISLYRITGIVVQEDPEAPYDGSYILYPCSEQSFEFVVATQEPTWATELLLFPNPTGDQLQVKAPVMIEAWCLRDLQGKVLHRSEIQGQEHTLDMSKLPQGVYQLQLMSEEGMVNRKVVKQ from the coding sequence ATGAAAACCTATTACCCTTTAATTTTACTACTGAGTTTAGTCTCAGTAACGACGCTCTTTGCTCAATCTTCCTGTGATTTATTAAGTGGAAATATCAACCTGGGCGGAACCGCTCACGATCCAGGTTTCCAGGAAAACGACCCCGTCGATATGACGGCTACCCTGAGTAACGGCAACTTTGTGGTGGCTTGGGAGACCCGTGACGGCGTAGATGGTGATGCGAGCGGGGCCTATTTTCGGTTGTTTAAAGAAGATGGCACCTCCTTGACGAATGCAAGTATCCCTTATAATGATATCAATGCAGCAGGCACCGGCGACCAGGGGATAGGTGGCCCTAAGGTGGTGGCCCTGACCAATGGCTTTGTCATCGGCTGGGAATCCGAAAACGGACCAGGGGATACCGGAGCGGCCAACGATGAACAACAAGACGTTTTTATCAGGGTTTATAACAATGATGGTAATCCTGTAAGTGGCTCAACCAGGATTAGTGTGGCCGCCCAAGAGGATCATTTGATGTATATCCTGCCGCTTAGTGCTGGCGGGTTTGTGGTCCTCATCCGTATCGATGAAGACAATACCGGCAATAATGACGACTTTTTTATTCAAGTTTTCAATGCGACTGGCAATGCCGTTGGCGGATTGATAAACGTTAGTGGCGGAGTGCATGATGGCTCTTTTCAGAGCACTGATGCCGCTCAGGCTATGGTGGAACTGAGCAACGGAAGCTTTGCGGTAGCCTGGGAGGCGCGTGAAGCCGCAGATGGCGACGGCGATGGTGCTTTCTTTCGTATCTTCAAAACAGATGCCACTCCAGTTACTGCTGTCATCACGCCATATTCAGATATAAATGCTAATGGTACGGGTGATCAAGGAACCCCTGGTCCCAAACTCATCAGCCTCGCCAATGGTGATTTTGTCGTGGGTTGGGACTCTGAGCAAGGCCCAGGAGATGTGGGCCCAGGCAATGACGACGATCACGATGTGTATTTCCGAGTGTATAAAACCGATGGAACACCGGTTTCTGGAACCACTAAAGCAAATAGTGACAATGCGGCGGAAGAGGAAAAGCTTAGAGGCCTCATTGCGCTGACTGGTGGCAATTTTGCTGTCCTTTATGATGCCGATGAGGATGAAACCGGTAACCTGGATGATTACTTCGTACGGACCTTCACACCTGCAGGTGTGGCCGCAGGGAGTAGTGTGGAAATTAGCGGTGGTGCGCATATCAATTTTTTCAGTACGATACAGCCCAATGAACAGGGTTTTGCAGCCTTAAACAATGGAAACTTTGTCGTTGGCTGGGCAGCTCGGGACGGAGCCGATGGGGATCAGTCCGGTATTTATTATCGGGTGTTCAATGCTACAGGTGCTGCTGTAAGTGCTGTTACGATGCCTTATGCAGATATCAATGCAAATGGTACAGGGGACCAATCATCTAGTGGCCCGGTGATCAAAACATTACCTGATGGTTTTGCCATCGCCTGGACCTCTGGTGAAGGCCCCGGTGATGTCGGTCCTGGAGGAGATGATAATAAGGATGTATATCATAGGGTCATTAAAAATGATGGCAGTCCGTTTTGCGGAACCACCAAAACCAATACCGATAATGTTGCGGGGGAAGATATATTGGAGACCATCCAGCCCTTAAATAATGGCAATTTTGTCCTCATTTACAGAGATGATGAAGATGTAGAGAATAAGGACGACTTCTTCGCCAGGGTTATCGGTGGTGCGCCGCTGAGCGCGGTTTGCCCAACTATAGGTGAAATGACCATTACGCCCGCTTGTGAGGGAGCACCTTATACGATTACCGTAAGCGGGCTGGAAAATATGGCGAAGGTGGATAATAATGAGCGAGATTATGGGATTACTTTCCATGCGCTTTTATCTTTGGGTGGTGATATTTATGAAACGCCGGATTTTTTTGTTATCGGTACCGTTCCTTTTTCAGCACTAACCAATGGAGGAACGACGGCTACTTTTACACCCCCTTTTATCGATGATTTGAACCTCCTAATCGTTGCCAGGCTGGACGCCGTGCCAGCAGCCGCTAATTGTCGCCCACAGACCTCGTTGACTAGGGTAATCGAAAATAAACCTTTCATTCAATTAGCTGCTCCACCGCATTCCTGCGTAGATGCAGGTGTTCAAATGGGATTGGGTAGTGCTTCTCCGGCAGGAGGTGTATTCTCCGGGCCAGGCATTACGGATGGAGGCAATGGTACTTATAGCCTTGATCCGGCTGCAGCCGGGGTGGGCATGCATCAACTTACTTATACGGTTACCTCAGCGTTATGTGGGGCAAATTTTGAAACGCGGGACTTTGAAATTTTCGCAAAACCCACCGTTGCCTTTGCGGCCCCTGCTAACTTGTGTTTTGATGCTGGCCTGCAAACCGGCCTTGGATCAGGTACACCTGCAGGTGGTGTTTACGCCGGAACCGGTGTAACGGATGGTGGTAATGGAATGACTTATAGCTTTGACCCGGTAGTAGCTGGCGTTGGGAGTCATACCATAGCTTATACTTATACAGATGGAAATGGCTGCTCGGCCATGGCTAGTGGGGTGGTGGAAGTATTTGCTATGCCAGCAGTTACTTTTATCGCATTGAATGACCTTAAGGTGGATGCAGGTGCACAGACCGGGCTAAGTGGCGGAACCCCCGCCGGGGGTAGCACAACGGGTGATATGGGGGTTTATTCAGGCCCTGGCGTGACGGATGGAGGGAATGGGATGACTTATGCTTTCGATCCGGCTGTAGCAGGCATTGGTGTGCACACCATAACTTATACTTATACGGATGGGAATGGCTGCATGGCCGTGGCTAGTGACGCGGTGGAAGTTTTACCGGGTGGACTGGTCATCACTCCTATTGACAATATTAATGACCTGAATGCTGACGGTACGGGCATAAGTGTCGGTCAGGAGGTAGCGATACAGGGAGTAGTGCATTGTAGTGATTTCTTGGAGAGTGCAGAGATCCAGTTTTATGTTTTAGAAACCAATGGTGATGGCATCGGTGTGTATGCTGCTCAAACGCTCAACGATTATGTGCCTATGGAAGGTGATGAGGTCATCATTGAAGGAAATATCAGCCAGTTCAATGGATCACTGGAGATTACGCCTACAAATATTACCCTGGTGTCTCAGAATAATGACCTGGTTACGCCGGTAGTAGTCAACGCTTTAACCGAGCCACTTGAAAATAAATTGGTTACACTGGAAATTAATGATGCCAACAGTCAAACTGTTCAACTTTTTACTTTTAATGGGGGCTTCTTCTTGGAGTTGCCCAGTGCTTCACAAGGCACCTTGGGCGTACGAGTATGGAATAGTACTGGCATCAGCGCTGAATTCCTGGCGAATTATGCGAGTAGGACAGATATTAGTCTTTATCGCATCACGGGGATTGTTGTTCAAGAGGATCCGGAAGCACCTTACGATGGTTCCTATATTTTATATCCCTGTTCTGAGCAAAGTTTTGAGTTCGTAGTGGCGACCCAGGAGCCAACTTGGGCTACAGAACTGCTGCTTTTTCCCAATCCCACTGGAGATCAACTTCAGGTTAAGGCGCCAGTTATGATTGAGGCATGGTGCCTGCGGGATTTACAAGGTAAAGTCTTGCATCGCAGTGAAATACAGGGGCAAGAACATACACTGGATATGAGCAAGCTCCCCCAAGGCGTCTATCAGTTACAACTGATGA